From one Triticum aestivum cultivar Chinese Spring chromosome 4B, IWGSC CS RefSeq v2.1, whole genome shotgun sequence genomic stretch:
- the LOC100270666 gene encoding 3-ketoacyl-CoA synthase 6 produces the protein MPSALGSGFAGSVKLKYVKLGYQYLVNHFLTLLLVPVMAATAIELARLGPGELLTLWRSLDLDLVHILCSAFLVVFVATVYFMSRPRPVFLVDYCCYKPSPSFRVPFTTFMEHIKLISNNDKSLRFQTRILERSGLGEETCLPPANHYIPPNPSMEASRAEAQLVIFNAIDDLVRRTGLKPKDIDILVVNCSLFSPTPSLSAMIINKYKLRSNIRSFNLSGMGCSAGLISIDLARDMLQVHPNSNALVISTEIITPNFYHGSRRDMLLPNCLFRMGAAAILLSNRRREARRAKYRLVHVVRTHKGADDRAYRCVYEEEDDEGHSGISLSKELMAIAGEALKSNITTMGPLVLPMSEQLLFFFRLVGRKVINNKWKPYIPDFKLAFEHFCIHAGGRAVIDELHKNLELSPRHVEASRMTLHRFGNTSSSSLWYELAYIEAKGRMRKGDRVWQIGFGSGFKCNSAVWKCLRTVKTPTDGPWDDCIQRYPVHIPEVVKL, from the exons ATGCCGAGCGCGCTGGGGAGCGGCTTCGCCGGGTCGGTGAAGCTCAAGTACGTGAAGCTGGGGTACCAGTACCTGGTGAACCACTTCCTGACGCTGCTGCTGGTGCCGGTCATGGCGGCCACGGCGATCGAGCTGGCGCGCCTCGGCCCCGGCGAGCTGCTCACGCTCTGGCGCTCCCTCGACCTCGACCTCGTGCACATCCTCTGCTCCGCCTTCCTCGTCGTCTTCGTCGCCACCGTCTACTTCATGTCGCGCCCCAGGCCCGTCTTCCTCGTCGACTACTGCTGCTACAAGCCCTCCCCCAGCTTCCGGGTGCCCTTCACCACCTTCATGGAGCACATCAAGCTCATCTCCAACAACGACAAGAGCCTGCGCTTCCAGACACGCATCCTCGAGCGCTCCGGCCTCGGGGAGGAGACCTGCCTCCCACCGGCCAACCACTACATCCCGCCCAACCCCAGCATGGAGGCGTCCCGCGCCGAGGCGCAGCTCGTCATCTTCAACGCCATCGACGACCTCGTCCGCCGCACGGGCCTCAAGCCCAAGGACATCGACATCCTCGTCGTCAACTGCAGCCTCTTCTCCCCGACGCCCTCGCTCTCCGCCATGATCATCAACAAGTACAAGCTCCGCAGCAACATCCGCAGCTTCAACCTCTCCGGCATGGGATGCAGCGCCGGGCTCATCTCCATCGACCTCGCGCGCGACATGCTCCAG GTGCATCCCAACTCGAACGCTCTGGTGATCTCGACGGAGATCATCACGCCCAACTTCTACCACGGGAGCCGGCGGGACATGCTGCTGCCCAACTGCCTGTTCCGGATGGGCGCGGCGGCGATCCTGCTGTCCAaccggcggcgggaggcgcggcgcGCCAAGTACAGGCTGGTGCACGTGGTGCGCACGCACAAGGGCGCGGACGACCGCGCGTACCGGTGTGtgtacgaggaggaggacgacgaggggcACTCGGGCATCTCGCTCTCCAAGGAGCTCatggccatcgccggcgaggcgcTCAAGTCCAACATCACCACCATGGGCCCGCTGGTGCTGCCCATGTCGGAGCAGCTGCTCTTCTTCTTCCGCCTCGTCGGGCGCAAGGTGATCAACAACAAGTGGAAGCCCTACATCCCGGACTTCAAGCTGGCGTTCGAGCACTTCTGCATCCACGCCGGCGGGCGCGCCGTCATCGACGAGCTGCATAAGAACCTGGAGCTGTCGCCGCGGCACGTGGAGGCGTCGCGCATGACGCTGCACCGGTTCGGCAACACGTCCAGCAGCTCGCTGTGGTACGAGCTCGCCTACATCGAGGCCAAGGGCCGCATGCGCAAGGGCGACCGCGTGTGGCAGATCGGCTTCGGCAGCGGCTTCAAGTGCAACAGCGCCGTCTGGAAGTGCCTCCGCACCGTCAAGACGCCCACTGACGGGCCCTGGGACGACTGCATCCAGCGCTACCCCGTCCACATCCCGGAGGTCGTCAAGCTGTGA
- the LOC123092943 gene encoding 50S ribosomal protein L15, chloroplastic, with translation MASITLLSLAPAATFLHLPASTASSSHFAAIPRSLAGRRALLLRARAPRRGIVVCSAAAAAEASEAEPVEKFRLDNLSPQKGARRKPKRKGRGISAGQGASCGFGMRGQKSRSGPGVRRGFEGGQMPLYRRLPKLRGIAGGMHIGLPKYVPFNLRDIVQGGFKDGDEISLESLKSRGLINPSGRERKLPLKILGDGDLSVKLNIKAGAFSSAAKEKLEAAGCTLTVLPKRKKWLPAAYVKNQARAEEYFSKKKGGAVESDEATT, from the exons ATGGCTTCCATCACCCTCCTGTCCCTCGCTCCAGCCGCGACCTTCCTCCACCTCccggcctccaccgcctcctcctcccacTTCGCCGCCATTCCCcgctccctcgccggccgccgggCCCTCCTCCTCCGCGCGCGCGCGCCCCGCCGCGGCATCGTCGTGTGcagcgccgcggcggcggccgaggcCTCGGAGGCGGAGCCCGTGGAGAAGTTCCGGCTCGACAACCTGAGCCCGCAGAAGGGGGCGCGGCGGAAGCCGAAGCGGAAGGGGCGCGGTATCTCGGCGGGGCAGGGCGCCAGCTGCGGGTTCGGTATGCGCGGCCAGAAGTCGCGCTCCGGGCCCGGCGTCCGCCGAGGGTTCGAGGGCGGGCAAATGCCGCTCTACCGCCGTCTTCCGAAGCTCCGCGGAATCGCCGGCG GAATGCATATCGGGTTGCCAAAGTACGTGCCGTTCAATTTGAGGGACATAGTGCAGGGTGGGTTCAAGGATGGCGATGAGATTTCCTTGGAGTCCTTGAAATCGAGGGGCTTGATCAATCCATCCGGCAGGGAAAGAAAGCTTCCACTCAAG ATTTTGGGAGATGGTGATCTATCAGTCAAATTGAACATCAAGGCTGGGGCATTCTCCTCCGCTGCCAAggagaaacttgaggcagctggctGTACTTTGACAGTGTTGCCCAAGCGGAAGAAATGGCTACCAGCAGCTTATGTGAAGAACCAAGCTCGTGCTGAAGAGTACTTTAGCAAGAAAAAAGGCGGCGCTGTTGAATCTGATGAAGCCACCACATAG